From the Solibacillus sp. FSL R5-0449 genome, one window contains:
- a CDS encoding acetyl-CoA carboxylase carboxyltransferase subunit alpha, translating to MSKLMAFEEPVVKLREKIVELKTIATEADVDMTGEIDKLETRLQELEKSVYANMEPWHRVQVARHADRPTTLEYIERIFEDFIEVHGDRTFKDDAAIVGGIASFNGQPITIIGHQRGKTTKENIRRNFGMPHPEGYRKALRLMKQAEKFKRPIICFIDTKGAYPGKAAEERGQSEAIARNLFEMAGIRVPIVSIVIGEGGSGGALALGVANKILMLENSTYSVISPEGAASILWKDASYAKEAAEAMKITALDLKQLKVIDGIIPEVAGGAHKDIEQQAIFMKEYLTTILDELNNENPDQLVENRYMKFKNIGQYIEQ from the coding sequence ATGTCTAAATTAATGGCATTTGAAGAACCGGTTGTAAAACTTCGCGAAAAAATTGTAGAGCTGAAAACAATTGCCACGGAAGCAGATGTAGATATGACTGGGGAAATTGACAAGCTGGAAACTCGCTTGCAGGAACTTGAAAAAAGCGTTTATGCAAATATGGAGCCTTGGCACCGTGTGCAAGTAGCCCGTCATGCGGATCGTCCAACAACACTTGAATATATTGAACGTATTTTTGAAGATTTTATCGAAGTGCATGGGGATCGTACATTTAAAGATGATGCAGCGATTGTCGGCGGGATTGCCTCATTCAATGGTCAGCCGATTACGATTATTGGACATCAGCGCGGAAAAACGACTAAGGAAAATATCCGCCGCAATTTTGGTATGCCCCATCCTGAAGGATACCGGAAAGCGTTGCGTTTAATGAAACAGGCAGAGAAATTCAAACGCCCGATTATTTGCTTTATCGATACGAAAGGTGCGTACCCTGGTAAAGCAGCTGAGGAACGCGGTCAAAGTGAAGCGATTGCCCGGAATTTGTTTGAAATGGCCGGCATTCGGGTACCGATTGTTAGTATTGTAATTGGTGAAGGTGGAAGTGGCGGTGCACTTGCACTTGGGGTTGCAAATAAGATTCTGATGCTTGAAAACTCAACGTATTCAGTAATTTCCCCTGAAGGCGCTGCATCAATTTTATGGAAAGATGCAAGCTATGCTAAAGAAGCAGCGGAAGCAATGAAAATTACAGCCCTTGATCTAAAACAGCTTAAAGTGATTGATGGGATTATCCCGGAAGTTGCCGGCGGTGCCCATAAGGATATCGAACAGCAGGCGATTTTTATGAAAGAATATCTTACAACTATTTTAGATGAATTAAATAACGAAAACCCAGATCAATTAGTTGAAAATCGTTATATGAAATTTAAAAATATTGGACAGTATATAGAACAATAA
- the accD gene encoding acetyl-CoA carboxylase, carboxyltransferase subunit beta, giving the protein MAIRDLFTISRKKNTDNITRKEDEKSFPEGIVTKCPKCKTIHVTKELEKNLKVCAKCQHHFTLNANERIACFLDEGSFVSMDDHLQTTNPLNFPAYVEKVEADMKKTGLNEAVLTGVGALKGMQVVVAVMDSHFRMGSMGSVVGEKITRAVEKATELRVPFIIFTASGGARMQEGVLSLMQMAKTSVALKRHSEEGLLYISILTHPTTGGVSASFASIGDYNIAEPQSLIGFAGRRVIEQTVREKLPDDFQTAEFLLDHGQLDAIFNRTEMRDKIATIVKLHVQGGVSHV; this is encoded by the coding sequence ATGGCGATTCGTGATTTATTTACAATTAGTCGTAAAAAAAATACTGATAATATTACTAGAAAAGAAGATGAAAAATCTTTTCCGGAAGGCATCGTGACAAAATGTCCTAAATGTAAAACAATTCATGTCACAAAGGAACTCGAGAAGAACTTAAAAGTATGCGCAAAATGCCAACATCATTTTACTTTGAATGCCAATGAAAGAATTGCCTGTTTTTTAGATGAAGGTTCATTTGTTTCAATGGACGATCATTTACAAACTACAAATCCGTTAAACTTCCCTGCCTATGTGGAAAAAGTGGAAGCGGATATGAAGAAGACAGGGCTGAACGAAGCGGTATTAACAGGTGTCGGTGCATTAAAAGGGATGCAGGTCGTTGTTGCAGTGATGGATTCGCACTTCCGTATGGGGTCAATGGGTTCGGTTGTAGGTGAAAAAATTACACGTGCTGTAGAAAAGGCAACAGAATTGAGAGTGCCGTTCATTATCTTTACGGCAAGTGGCGGTGCGCGAATGCAGGAAGGCGTATTGTCATTAATGCAAATGGCAAAAACGAGTGTTGCTTTAAAACGCCATAGCGAGGAAGGCTTACTCTATATTTCAATTTTGACGCATCCGACTACTGGTGGTGTATCCGCAAGTTTTGCATCGATCGGCGATTATAATATTGCGGAGCCTCAAAGCCTGATTGGATTTGCGGGACGTCGTGTAATAGAACAAACGGTGCGTGAAAAGTTACCGGATGATTTCCAGACAGCAGAATTTTTATTAGATCATGGACAGCTTGATGCAATTTTTAACCGGACAGAAATGCGTGATAAAATTGCAACAATCGTTAAGCTGCATGTACAGGGAGGCGTATCGCATGTCTAA
- a CDS encoding GntR family transcriptional regulator produces the protein MEEKPAKKMFIQIVKQLHDLIAEQNIQEGQKLPSERMLSEQLQVGRSSVREALRSLELLGLIETRHGGGTYLASMQHHQFVEIVGSFILQDEKSIADVHATRQMHEKEAIRIICQSDNLRALPIWQSFFAKVELEQELKREDILRECMIVSGNRLALKIWLQLVSFSNNLLAHEITEEEKMELKTMLASLQMGYLHEAIESYEKWMVIIKE, from the coding sequence GTGGAAGAGAAGCCCGCAAAAAAGATGTTTATTCAAATTGTGAAGCAATTACATGATTTAATTGCAGAACAAAATATTCAAGAAGGGCAGAAGCTTCCTTCAGAGAGAATGTTAAGCGAGCAACTGCAAGTCGGCAGGTCTTCGGTTCGGGAGGCCCTGCGCAGTCTGGAGCTTCTTGGTTTAATCGAAACAAGGCATGGCGGTGGTACATACTTGGCGAGTATGCAGCACCATCAGTTTGTGGAAATTGTCGGGTCGTTTATTTTACAGGACGAAAAGTCAATCGCGGATGTACATGCGACAAGACAAATGCATGAAAAAGAAGCGATTCGAATTATTTGTCAGTCGGATAATTTAAGGGCATTACCGATTTGGCAGAGCTTTTTTGCAAAGGTAGAGCTTGAACAGGAGCTAAAACGAGAAGACATTCTTCGCGAATGTATGATCGTTTCAGGTAACCGTCTCGCATTAAAAATTTGGCTCCAGCTTGTTTCATTCAGCAATAATTTATTGGCACATGAAATTACAGAAGAAGAGAAAATGGAACTGAAAACAATGCTTGCTTCATTGCAAATGGGTTATTTACATGAAGCAATTGAATCATATGAAAAATGGATGGTCATTATTAAAGAATGA